AGGGTGATTGCTAAGAAATTCTTCCCTAGTCTTCTTGTTTCTTGCCTCTTTAAGTAAGTCTTGTAGTTTGGCTGTATTACAGGAACTTCCGATGCAAATAACTGTGATATATTCTTCTTTTGGGGAAACAAAGACAGTTCTGATTCCCTCTAAAATCTGTTGTGGACCAGGGCACTGTACAATTCTTCTGTCCACCTACTGTCCAGGGACCTGCTCTAGTAAATGTGTTGCATCTTAGTGGAGAATAGCAGAATTTGTACTTTGCCTGTAGGTTTCCTTGCCTACATCTGTGGTGCAAAGGCTGAGACACTGAGAGGAGATAGAGGTGGGAGTATATAAGCAGCTAGAAAATCCTTTATTTGACATGCATTTGCTGCTTAGTGTAATATGATTAGTGAAGGTCAGGACACTTAATTGTCAGTGAAAGAGAGAACAGGTTTGTTTGTTACTTACATGTGAACTAGTCCAAGGCCCTTCTGTCATCAGACTGGTTCCATTGCCAAGAACACACTTCATTTCTTGTGACTATCCTGTGACATCCATCTTACGCTGTGAACACTTCTacgggccagatcctcagcttgtGGAAATCCAAGTAGCTCTTGTTTAAGTCACTGAAACGCTAGTGATTTATGCCAGGTGAGCATGTTTCTTAATGCTGCAAAATATCTTATTAATCAAATTCAAGGTTCATTTTTTATCAGTTTATGTTAGTATTATTTTtgcacaataagaaaaaaaatatgtgatGACCTTACTAAATGCTCACATTTCTACCGAGTGTCCAAGCGTACAAACAAGTAAATGAAGCTtcctgaaaacattttgaaatgggacaaaaattctgttttcaacTATCAACTGTTAAGAATTTTGGGTTAATCTATGTCACGCTACGAATCTACGTATGTTTGTTTAAAAGGCGTTCAATGGTTTTTGGCTGGTGCTCCTTTATTCTTCTCCTGAAAGAGATGGCTGCAGAGAAGGGGTAAAGGTGAAAAATGGATCAGTATAGAATTTGTAGTGGTGCTGCTGCCTAGGCTGTTTTGGATGATGGCACTCCAGGAACTTCTTTTCACAATGTGTAAAGTAgaaatttaatttgtttaaacGCTTGTGCTTCAATGATGAACACATTTGAGGCCAACAGGAATTTTTCAATTACTTTTATTTTAGACCTGCAAAACACAggttgggagagagaaaagggtgCAGCGTATCGAAGCATTAGCCATTTGAAGTCTGTCTTTGTGGCTTTGTTGCTGTGCAAGATATATAGTCCCTCTCTTAAGTGTGCTCAGGTTCTTTAGTGTTTTCCCTGGCAACAGCTGGTTATCTCATAAACAGTTCAGCTCTTTTTTGGTGCTCTTCTCCATTATTACTGGTATTTGCAGAGACTTATGAGAAGAAAAAATGCAGTTCCTTTTAAACATAACCATTTGCAGCAGAGGAAGAAACAGACTGAACCTGCAGCAACTATAAAGCATTCTTTCCTTTACTGAGATGTTTTGTATCGGATTCCAGTGAAGTTCCAAAATTGTGACTGACACTAGAACTTGGTTCCAATCTTGTACTGATTTTAAAGGTAAAGCTCTCTTAGTACCAAAAGAAAGGCAAACCTCTACAGTTCAAGACGTGTGCATGTGTTAACTGCAGTTTAGAGCACTTATTAATGCTGTGAAAGGAAATGAATACATAAATACTCCATCAGAGTATCAGAGCATCTTTTCTAATGACTGAATTATTGTTTGTTGAtaaaaaagcatttcttcagCATCCCCAGAGATAAATGCTTTTTGTGAAGGACATTTTTTAATATAGCAGACACAGCCTGTAAATACCTAGTAGACTATGCTAGTGCTATCTCAACATGCTTACATTTCTGTAAGTTCTTCCTTTGCATTTTTGTCCTCCCTGTTAAGAAACCTAGAAACAGTCACCAAGGGGAATGTGTTTTGCTTCCCCTCTGTTTTTTAAAGCCTCACAGTTGTCTGAAGCCTCAAGCCCATATAGCttctctttaattttgttttctgcaggaGAGCTTATAGCTTTTACTTTCTTGTTCTCTTAATTGGTTAATGTAATGATCAGTTTGAAACTGCAAGAGGTTCATGCAGAAACCATTTCTAAAGCAAAACCTATGACTGCTTTTCACTTGAAAGTCAGTGAAATTTTATCCTCATCTACCTCCCAGCTATAGCTGAGCCCTTAGACTTTGACTAAGAGCTGAGTGTTTGAGAACTTCAAGCTTGATCTAGCTAGACTTTTGTAGACAGAAATACCACTGATTTCAAAAGATGAGCCATATATGAAGCTCTAGTAAGATCAAGATCTTTAAGAGATTAACACTTTTAGTTTAAGAATTCACACATCTCAGCTTAGTGGTCAGAAAAATAGACACATGCTACAGCATATGATTAATTTTTATTGGATATTTTTAAGGGAAGTGTCTGCTGAAGTAGAGTTTAGAACATTGTAAATGGTCCACACAATGAAAAAATCATTAAGCAGTGTTTCAATATGTTGCTAAAGCAATGAACAAGTAACAGACActgtcaaataaataaataagggacTCCTGATTTTCAAAGTTTTGGAGTTTCTCTTGCAGATTCATCCCAATTCTATCTTGTTTGTTCTCTTTGCACCTCTAAGACTGCACCAGTTCCTGGAATTCTGCAAAAGATAAGAGAATATTTGCAGTAGAAATAGTAATTTAAGAGGATTGGAAATAAAAGATTAGTGGTTTATCAAGAGATTTAGAATAGGAATGAACAGAAAGCAGGTGCTAACAGATGACCAAAGGGGAAGAAAGGTATATGAAAGAAAGACATTGCTCAAACTTCCCGCTCCAAACAATAGATGGAAAGGTAGCACTTTGCTAACGTTTATAGGGAACAATAAGATGCCCGTAGTAGTTTTAGCCTACTCTGCTTAATAGTGATCTTGGGCAAAAATAATAGAATGGCTAATATGGAATTTGTGAAAGAAGAAATTAAGGACTTCAGTAAAAGAGTTAAAAGTGTCTCTGTGTATTTTATTAGCTGTTTGTAGTGCTTCAGCAATTGAGAAGTGTTGATTTAGAGCATAATCAAAAGCCAAAAATGTTTTGGAGTTTCAAGTAGTATGACATTCAAGCACTGTGTTGCACACTAGGATATTGCTTTTTAGAAGATCTTCTAATTGTTTGGTTTGTGTGAGTTAGAGTATCTGCTCGGTCCCATCCCTGGAGAATTATATTAGTATATAGGTTGCTTCATACATCATGTGTGTTTATCCTGGGACATTTCCTAAGGAACTGAATTTAATACCTTCCAAAGAAACAGAAGAGTTCAGTCCTCCCCTTGCACAGTGAGCTAGGAAATCTGCACACCAGCACATTCCCTCTATGCTCTTCCCTAAGCCCCTTTCATGCTCTtctctgcagcctgcttctcatgagAGAAGTTGCCATTGTCTCCAagcctttctgtgtgtgtgtgtgtgtgtgtgtgtgtgtgtgtgttcctatgtgtgcgtgtgtgtgtgtgtgcttcctgCCCAAATGGGACATGGAAGCATGGAATTATGAAATCAGGAGGTttctgctgtgctgggcagccaCTAAATCACATTGGCATTTCCATGGAGTTGGTGCAATATGATGCGTCCTAAAACAACCACTGCTTCCTGTCAGATCCTTAACCCACCGCTGGAGATAATAGCATCCAGCCACATGCACAAAGCCCTTTGTGGGATCTCATGCCCAGGATAATGATACTTGATCATTCTCTTTTCCATGTTATGCAAAACGTATATTGGACTACCTGCGCCTGAGCCTTGCATATTGGGTATGGTTTCACTGCTCTGAGGGGGATTTCTGTTGGGAGATACTGCTGTAAATCAGCCGATGTGTGTGACCAGGTGGTGATCCTGCTATATAGGGCTGGTTCTTTTGTTCTCGGTTTGACATTTGTATATTACTAGTGCTGCTAGTGCTGCTTTACACCGGGGTAAGTGGAAGGAGAAACAGGCTACTGTTCCTTTTGAAACAACAGGAAATTTGTGAATGAGTGAGTAGCAATGAGAAGGTTCCTTAGGACAGCCtgggtggtttgttttgtttgtttggtttggttttggtttggttttttttaacctgcttgtGCATAAGGAGTTGCAGAGATGAACCTATAAGATCAGGGACCATTTCTGCCCTCACGCAGGTTGCTACTGCAGGGGTTTCAGCAAATTCACTGGAGTTAAATTAGTGTACAATCAACATAGAAGAAAAGAGAATCACCCATCATTTACAACACATCCTGAGGAGCATTATTGTGTTTATAAATAAGTTAATACCTTCAGCCCCAATTTTACCATCCCCATCATGATCTGCAGCTGCCAAGAGGGTCTTAGTTTCTGAACTGGTCAACACTCTGGCTCCACATTCAAACCTCTGAAGAAAATATCTAGAAGAAAGCACCTTTGGTTATGATTTTCATAGAATAATATTCTTTTATGCTGGCTGCATAATCAAACTGCTCTCCATAAAGCAATTAGTTACTCCAGTAGCCAAGTCCTCCAAAGGTTGCTTTGTTTGACAAACTAAATCTTCATCATATACATTTCTGCTTTGTAAGTGCAGTCCTGATATGTTTATTTCTGCCCACTACCAAAATGTAGCCCCAAGAGTTATATTTTTGCTGTACTGGGCATTAAAGTCAGTTATTTAATAATTTGGTTTATATAAATTGTTAAATAATTTGTATTATTTAATACACCATTTTACACCATTCACAATCTACTGAAGGTTTGGTCATGTGTTTAGCATAACCTGCGCTCACCTTTACaatacagttttgaaaaaaaaagtgttgatttTTTGATAGTCTCTTACTAGTAGTTAAGGCAACACAGAAAATCCTTACTTGAGCTCATCTTCCTCAATAAAGCCACTTTGATCGTTGTCGAGAATCCGGAAGATCTCCTTGATCTGACTGCTACTCTTTTTAGACATCCCACTGATCTGAAAGAATTTTTTGGGACTAAAGGAATCTGGagctgaaaataaattaataaataaattaacCCCAGACCACTGCGTTCACTGTTCCTGAACGGTCTGAGGCTATTGCTTTGTCACGTTTTAATTGTTCTAAATATGAAAGGTAGGTAAAGGCTGTCAAAGAATGAATATTATCATACTGTACCACACCTTCCTAAGCATCAAAAAAATTATATGGTTGTAAGTTACACACGCAAATTACTGACAATATGAAATAGTCATGAACAAATATACTGAAGCAACTAGGTAAAGAGACAACACAAATTGGTTTCCAGTATGCACCTCTTCAGTACTCCTTTGGGACTGAATTAAACTTGCCATGTGTCTCACAAAACAACAGATTTTTAGTTTTAATTGTTTTCTCACCTTGGCAGTCCCgcagagcagcagcaatatcAGAAGGGCTTAGAATGTCTGTGATGCTCATTTTAAATCTGTTCAAAATAGGGTATGACAAACaaactcatgaaatgcaaatgcaTCTTACAATaaacttttttcttcaaagttttgaAGAATATTGTAGTAACTGGCTAGCAAGACTCCTGATTCAAACTGACATTACTGCTATTTCTAAACAAATTATAATACTTAGCACattatttccttaaaaagagcagtgctgaaataactttttaatgAGTTTGATTATGTAAATGATGATGTGAGTCGGCGACCAATTTTTTATCTATTACCTGCTTCCTATTTAAGTAGAGCAGATTTTTTAGACTCTATGCAACAGTTAATCCAGTCATTAGTCTTACTGGAATGCATGGCATTTGGCAATACAAGATAACAAGATATgcagtggaaaaaagaaagacaagaaggtttgcttttgttttctccccCATCAACTccgaagaataaaaagaaaactgataCTTATCTACATAAGGTCCATCCATATGTAATTCCAGCAGTTAAAATCTTAGAACAATGGTTATTGTACTTACTACTGGTACAGCCCTGCACAGTAATTTCATCTAATTAATCTCTGGTCAGCTGCTCACCTTTGTAGTTTTCTCAGCTAGGTAAAGGAAAAATAGCTGAGGAGATACCAGGCAAAATAGTAATGTTGGCTATGGCTTGCCACTCTGGCTTATAAAGGATTCAAAAGGTGACAATAACCACTACTTAGGTTACTGTTTCATGGATCAAATGTTTGATTTGAGACCTAGCTCAAATTTCTTCCCTAACTAATTaaacttttctttctatttatatCCTAAGATAATATGGACAAGAACAACAATTTTTTAATAAATCCACTTGTGCTTAATTAAGTACAGCTCTGCCATCAAAACATATTTGCTTAAACTCTGAAGATTTTCAGTTAACCCCTGGACTTCAAAGTCACTCACTGGAAGCGGTCAAATCCTTACGAAAAGAAGCCAGTTTGGTTTCCCTGAGCCTGTAGATTCTCTGGGGTGTATGGAGAAGCTGGAGACAAAAGAGCTGAGGTGACAATGTGTCATTCTGACAAAGATAACTTGTCGCTAAGATAGGGGAAAGCGTGGCATCATTTGGGGTGATCTTTCTGCAGCAAGCTTCACTTTGCATTTCCTAACCATTTGCAAAATTACAGTGCTATCCCTGATCAGGGACAGAGCAGAAGCCAATGCCTTCAGGGACAGCAAAACTCAGAAACTAGGTAAAGCTGAGTAAGGTAATCTTGTTAACTGTATTGCTTGAAAGGTTACGTATACTCGGATGGCCTACTTAatctattttgaatattttaaattacatgAAATCAATAATAAACTTACTTGAAGCTGTAGGAATAATACTTTGCTAGTGTGGAGATAGATTTATATACATGTTACAACACACATACATGCAGTTTCTTTCCTTAATGTGAAATAAAATTGCAGTTATGccttagtggatttttttttatatatttcatgaGCGTTAATTTTAGAAAGAAACTTAAAATTGAGTTCACAGATTTGAGATTGTCCTTCTCAGACAAAAATCAACTTCTATCTTTAAGGTGATTCGTGTGGACAAGATTCTGTGGATGAAGACCCAGTAAAAGAACTTAAAAACACATGCGTATTTTGATTAGAGTTTATTGTATAACAGTCTGTTAGGGTATGTAACATAATGTCCTCATAATCTGTGAacattgtttttttaaattaatggaaaTAGCATGGTATGCTGAACAAGGAGTATCATGCAGCGGGATAGAGTAGTAATacatttaagtttctttttttttttttacgttggTATAAGCTAATGGACTTCAGTGGATTTACTCCTGGTTTGCTTAATGTCAGTGAGAAAAGTATCAACCATAGCAATCGCTCCATAACAGCTGTGTATCTGAATTaggataaagaaataaaaggtgAAATTAATGTAAAAAGCAGAAGATGTGGTCACAGGTCTTCTACTGCTCTTTCTGCTTATCCTCTTTGTTCAGTACTGTATGTTCCTTTTCTTCAGTACCTAAGATTTGCATGATCCTATAATCTGTCAGGGAGTGAGGTGCATATGCTGTGCTTTCTACAGAATCATCCTGAAATTGTTCTCATCCTTGTAGATAGATTTTTACACTTCATCGTGAATTTTCTCCTTTATGATCATCTCAAGTTCACATGAAACCTTACAGAAGTCTGGTTCTTGACATTTTTTTGACATTCTTTACTGCCAAAATGTTTCTACCCAGAAGGGTTTTTTTAGATCTTTATGATAGTGCCATTGATGTTACTGAGAACAGAATTTCACTTTTGCTCCTACacactgcctggtgaactgcttgctttgtttaaatatttgattTGTCATACAACACTAATTATTAAAAGCTAGTGACAATGAGGAAATTTAAGTCATACAGGGGAAAATGGCAAGATCAAGGTGGGCATATAAGATTCAAACTCAAAACAGCCTGCAACTAATTgagatatattaaaatataaggaCCTAATGCTCAAGAACAGCACCTGGCTACCTCATAGGCGCTGACCTCTCGAAAACATTGGGTTTGGAACAGTTTTTACATGTGGCAAAGTATTCAAGAGCAGTAAGGTAAATGGAATGAGTGTTAT
This region of Apteryx mantelli isolate bAptMan1 chromosome 16, bAptMan1.hap1, whole genome shotgun sequence genomic DNA includes:
- the LOC106491333 gene encoding parvalbumin, thymic CPV3 produces the protein MSITDILSPSDIAAALRDCQAPDSFSPKKFFQISGMSKKSSSQIKEIFRILDNDQSGFIEEDELKYFLQRFECGARVLTSSETKTLLAAADHDGDGKIGAEEFQELVQS